The proteins below come from a single Chelmon rostratus isolate fCheRos1 chromosome 10, fCheRos1.pri, whole genome shotgun sequence genomic window:
- the agmat gene encoding agmatinase, mitochondrial, producing the protein MFSLWRNLNVTRSVISPTCSGTAADFFSLKPRQTFAPSRKSSGKRYNVPPSAEFVARVSGIPTMAKLPFQESADGLDAAFVGVPIDTGTSNRPGGRFGPRQIRVESALLRAYNSGTRAAPFESLMVADIGDVNVNVYDLKDTCKRIREAYRKILAAGCIPLTMGGDHTIAYPILQAVAEKHGPVGLVHVDVHADTSDVVLGEKIGHGTPFRRCVEEGLLDCKRVVQIGLRGSGYSPDSYEWSRAQGFRVVQVEECWFKSLAPLMAEVRAQMGSGPVYLSFDIDALDPGFAPGTGTPEIAGLTPIQGVEIIRGCRGLNLVGCDLVEVSPPYDTTGNTALTGANLLFEMLCVLPKIKYY; encoded by the exons ATGTTTTCACTTTGGAGAAACCTGAACGTGACCCGCAGTGTCATTTCTCCGACCTGCAGCGGGACTGCGGCGGACTTCTTCTCTCTGAAGCCTCGACAAACTTTCGCTCCGTCCAGAAAGTCCTCAGGGAAGCGCTACAATGTGCCCCCGAGCGCCGAGTTTGTGGCCAGGGTCTCGGGGATCCCCACCATGGCCAAGCTGCCCTTCCAGGAGTCGGCGGACGGGCTCGACGCCGCGTTCGTCGGCGTCCCGATTGACACCGGGACCTCCAACCGGCCTGGAGGCAG GTTTGGTCCCAGGCAGATCAGAGTGGAATCCGCGCTGCTGAGAGCTTACAACAGTGGCACCAGGGCGGCGCCCTTTGAGTCCCTCATGGTGGCTGATATTGGGGACGTCAATGTGAACGTATACGACCTGAAGGACACCTGCAAACGCATCAGGGAGGCCTACAGGAAGATCCTGGCCGCTGGCTGTATCCCTCTGACGATGG GTGGCGATCACACAATCGCATATCCGATCCTGCAAGCTGTTGCTGAGAA GCATGGTCCGGTGGGTCTGGTCCATGTGGATGTTCATGCTGACACCAGTGATGTGGTCTTGGGGGAGAAGATTGGACACGGGACTCCGTTCAGAcgctgtgtggaggaggggctgCTGGACTGTAAGAGAGTGGTCCAGATCGGCCTGCGTGGTTCAGGCTACTCTCCAGATTCATATGAGTGGAGCCGGGCGCAG GGTTTCCGTGTGGTACAAGTGGAAGAGTGCTGGTTCAAATCTCTTGCACCTCTGATGGCTGAGGTCAGGGCTCAGATGGGCAGCGGTCCAGTATATCTCAGTTTCGACATTGATGCTCTTGACCCGGGCTTTGCTCCTGGAACAGGCACGCCGGAGATAGCAGGGCTTACTCCCATACAG GGAGTCGAGATTATTCGGGGCTGCCGTGGTCTAAACCTTGTTGGATGTGATCTAGTGGAGGTGTCCCCACCCTATGACACCACAG GGAACACAGCACTGACCGGCGCCAACCTCCTTTTTGAAATGTTGTGTGTCCTCCCAAAAATCAAATACTACTAA
- the LOC121612309 gene encoding tubulin alpha-1B chain, whose protein sequence is MRECISIHVGQAGVQIGNACWELYCLEHGIQPDGQMPSDKAIGGGDDSFNTFFSETGAGKHVPRAVFVDLEPTVIDEVRTGTYRQLFHPEQLITGKEDAANNYARGHYTIGKEIIDLVLDRIRKLADQCTGLQGFLVFHSFGGGTGSGFTSLLMERLSVDYGKKSKLEFSIYPAPQVSTAVVEPYNSILTTHTTLEHSDCAFMVDNEAIYDICRRNLDIERPTYTNLNRLISQIVSSITASLRFDGALNVDLTEFQTNLVPYPRIHFPLATYAPVISAEKAYHEQLSVAEITNACFEPANQMVKCDPRHGKYMACCLLYRGDVVPKDVNAAIATIKTKRSIQFVDWCPTGFKVGINYQPPTVVPGGDLAKVQRAVCMLSNTTAIAEAWARLDHKFDLMYAKRAFVHWYVGEGMEEGEFSEAREDMAALEKDYEEVGVDSIEGEGEEEGEEY, encoded by the exons ATG CGCGAGTGTATCTCCATCCACGTGGGTCAGGCCGGTGTCCAGATTGGCAATGCCTGCTGGGAGCTTTACTGCCTGGAACATGGGATCCAGCCGGATGGACAGATGCCCAGTGACAAAGCTATCGGTGGAGGAGATGATTCCTTCAACACCTTCTTCAGTGAGACCGGAGCTGGAAAGCACGTCCccagagctgtttttgtggaCCTGGAGCCCACTGTCATCG ATGAGGTGCGCACTGGGACCTACCGCCAGCTGTTCCACCCTGAGCAGCTGATCACTGGGAAGGAGGATGCTGCCAACAACTACGCCCGTGGACACTACACCATCGGCAAAGAGATCATCGACCTGGTGCTGGACAGGATCCGCAAACTG gctGACCAGTGCACCGGCCTTCAGGGCTTCCTGGTTTTCCACAGCTTCGGAGGTGGCACCGGCTCTGGTTTCACCTCCCTGCTGATGGAGCGTCTGTCTGTGGACTACGGCAAGAAGTCCAAGCTGGAGTTCTCCATCTACCCAGCTCCACAGGTGTCCACCGCTGTGGTGGAGCCCTACAACTCCATCCTGACCACCCACACCACCCTGGAGCACTCTGACTGcgccttcatggtggacaacGAGGCCATCTACGACATCTGCCGTAGGAACCTCGACATCGAGCGTCCCACTTACACCAACCTGAACAGGTTGATCAGTCAGATTGTGTCCTCCATCACCGCTTCCCTTCGTTTTGATGGTGCCCTCAATGTTGATCTGACAGAGTTCCAGACCAACTTGGTGCCATATCCCCGTATCCACTTCCCTCTGGCCACCTATGCCCCTGTCATCTCTGCCGAGAAGGCTTATCATGAGCAGCTCTCAGTGGCCGAGATCACCAACGCCTGCTTcgagccagccaatcagatggtgAAATGCGACCCTCGCCACGGCAAATACATGGCTTGTTGCCTTTTGTATCGTGGTGATGTGGTGCCCAAAGATGTGAATGCTGCCATTGCCACCATCAAGACCAAGCGCTCCATCCAGTTTGTGGACTGGTGCCCCACTGGTTTCAAGGTTGGCATCAACTACCAGCCGCCCACTGTAGTTCCAGGTGGAGACCTGGCCAAGGTCCAGAGGGCAGTGTGCATGCTGAGCAACACCACTGCTATTGCAGAGGCCTGGGCTCGGCTTGACCACAAGTTTGATCTGATGTACGCTAAGCGTGCCTTTGTTCACTGGTATGTGGGTGAGGgtatggaggagggagagttctCCGAGGCCAGAGAGGACATGGCAGCTCTGGAGAAGGATTATGAGGAGGTCGGAGTCGACTCCATtgagggtgagggagaggaggaaggagaggagtaTTAA
- the pink1 gene encoding serine/threonine-protein kinase PINK1, mitochondrial gives MSVKHAISRGLELGRSVFQLGLLKSGGRVVAKLRADRFRVGPSVRTVQPQAFLPSRYRYYRTSLKGLAAQLQSAGFRRRFGGGSPRNRAVFLAFGLGVGLIEQQLEDDRKSAATCQEIQAVFSKKRFQTPLKPFSSGYKLEDYIIGNQIGKGSNAAVYEAAASFASTKESKNAQVQLREDEEEGETARSLTCCSLKTFPLAIKMMWNFGAGSSSEAILKSMSQELVPAGPLALKQEKEEITLDGDFGVLPKRVSAHPNVIRVHRAFTADVPLLPGAQEEYPDVLPARLNPAGLGNNRTLFLVMKNYPYTLRQYLEVSTPDRRQGSLMVLQLLEGVDHLCRQGVAHRDLKSDNVLLEFDSDGCPRLVITDFGCCLAQSDSSLQLPFNSMWVNRGGNASLMAPEVTTAVPGCGVVIDYSKADAWAVGAISYEIFGQHNPFYRAVGLESRSYQEKQLPPLPSSVPADVQYLVRLLLRRNPSKRPSARVAANMLHLSLWGRKALANQDSVGMRKLVDWLLCQSAVVLLKGCSGPSGNTVEAELQRSFLSNLDLEDLRSAVGFLLYGREQHQACILSA, from the exons ATGTCTGTGAAACACGCTATCAGCCGCGGGCTCGAGTTGGGCCGGTCGGTCTTTCAGCTGGGTCTCCTAAAATCGGGTGGCCGGGTGGTAGCAAAGCTCCGAGCTGACCGTTTCCGTGTAGGCCCGTCGGTCCGCACCGTTCAGCCTCAGGCTTTCCTGCCGTCTCGGTACCGCTATTACCGCACCTCTCTGAAGGGCCTGGCAGCTCAGCTACAGTCCGCCGGCTTTAGGAGAAGGTTTGGCGGTGGGTCTCCACGAAACCGGGCCGTGTTTTTGGCTTTCGGGCTCGGCGTGGGGCTTATCGAACAACAGCTTGAGGATGACAGAAAGAGCGCTGCGACCTGTCAGGAGATCCAG GCTGTGTTCAGCAAGAAAAGATTCCAGACCCCACTCAAGCCTTTCAGCTCTGGATATAAACTGGAGGATTACATTATTGGGAATCAGATTGGGAAAGGCTCCAACGCTGCTGTGTACgaggctgcagcttcatttgcCTCTACGAAGGAGAGTAAGAATGCTCAGGTGCAGctgagagaagatgaagaggaaggggagaCTGCTCGATCTCTGACATGCTGCTCGCTAAAAACCTTTCCTCTGGCTATCAAGATGATGTGGAACTTTGGG GCGGGGTCGTCAAGCGAGGCGATATTAAAATCCATGTCACAGGAGCTGGTGCCTGCAGGTCCTCTGGCcttaaagcaggaaaaagaagaaataactcTGGATGG AGATTTTGGAGTCCTGCCCAAAAGAGTGTCCGCACACCCTAATGTGATCAGAGTGCACCGAGCTTTCACAGCAGACGTCCCGTTGCTACCAGGTGCCCAGGAAGAGTATCCAGATGTGCTGCCAGCCAGGCTCAACCCCGCTGGTCTGGGCAACAACCGCACCCTTTTTCTGGTCATGAAAAA CTACCCCTACACGCTGCGGCAGTACCTGGAAGTGTCCACACCAGACCGGAGGCAGGGCTCTCTGATGGTGCTGCAGCTCCTCGAGGGGGTCGACCATCTGTGCAGACAGGGTGTCGCTCACAGGGATCTCAAATCTGACAACGTGCTGCTGGAGTTTGACTCTG ACGGTTGCCCTCGTTTAGTGATTACTGACTTTGGCTGCTGCCTGGCCCAGAGTGACTCTAGTCTACAGCTGCCCTTCAACAGCATGTGGGTCAACAGGGGAGGAAATGCCTCTCTCATGGCTCCTGAG GTGACCACTGCGGTTCCAGGCTGTGGTGTGGTGATTGACTACAGCAAGGCAGATGCCTGGGCTGTGGGTGCCATCTCCTATGAGATATTTGGCCAGCATAACCCGTTCTATCGAGCAGTGGGACTGGAGAGCAGGAGCTACCAGGAGaagcagcttcctcctctgccctccaGTGTTCCAGCTGATGTGCAGTACTTGGTCCGATTGCTCCTCAGGAGGAACCCAAGCAAG CGCCCCAGTGCCCGTGTGGCGGCTAACATGCTGCATCTTAGCCTCTGGGGACGGAAAGCCCTGGCCAATCAGGACAGCGTTGGCATGAGGAAGCTGGTTGATTGGCTTCTGTGCCAGTCTGCTGTGGTTCTCCTGAAGGGCTGCAGTGGACCCAGTGGGAACACGGTAGAGGCGGAGCTTCAGAGGAGCTTCCTGTCTAACCTGGACCTGGAGGACCTGCGCTCCGCTGTGGGCTTCCTCCTGTATGGACGAGAGCAACATCAGGCCTGCATTCTGTCTGCATAG